Proteins encoded by one window of Streptomyces sp. NBC_01571:
- a CDS encoding alpha/beta fold hydrolase, whose translation MNTTQKPLLPVYDHRQGAGPTLVFLHYWGGSARTWDLVVDRLAGRDLLTVDFRGWNRSSNLTGPYTLRRFAEDTLAVIADSGITDYVLVGHSMGGKVAQLVAATRPAGLRGIVLVGSGPAKPATAVTAEYREALSHAYDSEESVARARDDVLTATELPASIKAQIVADSRAGADAARTEWPLRGIAEDIAEHTRMISVPSLVVAGGNDRVEPAGVLINNLVPYLSGAEFVVIPHTGHLIPLEAPADLVNAITAFAPAA comes from the coding sequence ATGAACACCACGCAGAAACCGCTTCTACCCGTTTATGACCACAGACAGGGGGCCGGGCCGACCCTGGTGTTCCTGCACTACTGGGGTGGTTCAGCCCGCACCTGGGACCTCGTCGTCGACCGCCTCGCGGGTCGCGACCTGCTCACTGTCGATTTCCGCGGGTGGAACCGCTCCAGCAACCTGACTGGGCCTTACACTCTCCGCCGGTTCGCCGAAGACACGCTCGCCGTGATCGCCGACTCAGGCATCACCGACTACGTCCTCGTAGGGCACTCCATGGGCGGCAAGGTCGCGCAGCTCGTCGCGGCGACCCGGCCCGCCGGGCTCCGCGGGATCGTCCTCGTCGGTTCCGGCCCGGCGAAACCCGCCACGGCGGTCACCGCGGAGTACCGGGAAGCCCTGTCCCACGCCTATGACTCCGAGGAGTCCGTCGCCCGCGCACGCGACGACGTCCTGACCGCGACCGAACTGCCCGCGTCGATCAAGGCGCAGATCGTGGCCGACTCGCGTGCCGGAGCCGATGCGGCCCGCACGGAATGGCCGCTGCGCGGCATCGCGGAGGACATCGCCGAGCACACGCGCATGATCAGTGTTCCCTCCCTCGTCGTCGCCGGAGGCAACGACCGCGTCGAGCCGGCCGGCGTGCTCATCAACAACCTGGTGCCCTACCTTTCCGGAGCCGAGTTCGTGGTGATCCCCCACACGGGGCACCTGATCCCACTGGAAGCTCCGGCCGACCTCGTCAACGCCATCACGGCCTTCGCACCAGCAGCCTGA